The following coding sequences lie in one Labrus bergylta chromosome 5, fLabBer1.1, whole genome shotgun sequence genomic window:
- the LOC114921201 gene encoding protein SPMIP1, whose protein sequence is MRYLLMTQSQNCYREQIQKETMTRLAWKRRYAEHYPSCYNPGNTSAETTQLPHQPADHRTVLPTVTRKPEKKSDLSPPPPPPPVVSLDEEGRLSAPPLMRPVSPQTRSALYQESSHHGKGRSLYLQRRGQIRPEERFDFPVLSSWEYGWRLGDYTLDYTTPSRAKSSVVKNTFYARNGVFNNKSATDTLG, encoded by the exons ATGCGTTACCTGCTGATGACTCAGAGCCAGAACTGCTACAGAGAGCAGATCCAGAAGGAGACGATGACCCGTTTGGCGTGGAAGAGACGCTATGCCGAGCATTACCCTTCCTGCTATAATCCTGGAAACACTAGTGCAGAAACCACACAGCTGCCCCATCAACCTGCAGACCACAG GACTGTTCTTCCTACTGTAACCAGGAAACCTGAGAAGAAGAGTgacctctctccccctccccctcctcctcctgtggtGTCTTTGGACGAGGAGGGACGGCTCAGTGCCCCCCCCCTAATGAGACCTGTTTCTCCACAGACAAGAAGCGCTCTCTATCAGGAATCCTCTCATCAT GGGAAAGGGCGCAGTCTGTACCTGCAGAGACGTGGGCAGATCAGACCTGAGGAGAGGTTTGACTTTCCCGTGCTCTCGTCCTGGGAGTACGGCTGGAGGCTCG GTGACTACACTCTGGATTACACAACTCCGTCCCGGGCCAAGTCGTCAGTGGTGAAGAACACCTTTTACGCCAGGAACGGTGTGTTCAACAACAAGTCAGCCACCGACACCCTCGGCTGA
- the c1qb gene encoding complement C1q subcomponent subunit B: MAPWWLTCSTAACLLLVHVGPVVTQSCGGFPGIPGVPGTHGPNGLDGTKGEKGDPGETGQPVRGQKGSPGMRGPPGRPGLKGDLGIPGPPGNPGRQGDKGRPFNSANEQKSFFSYKRVSSDPPETDIAIDFNNKILPDLGPQLQGESLTNGTYTSVIKGIYFFSYHVSAKSRVCLKLMKGSDVHTTLCDTADGFLVTSGSAMLELEVGDTVSLESTRYNNIVTSPSTSHTFTGFLIFPTT, encoded by the exons ATG gccccctggtggctgaCCTGCAGTACTGCAGCCTGCCTGCTCCTTGTTCACGTTGGCCCAGTCGTCACTCAGTCCTGCGGTGGTTTTCCAGGGATTCCTGGGGTACCGGGCACCCATGGCCCCAACGGCTTAGACGGCACCAAGGGAGAGAAGGGAGACCCGG gtgagacaggtcagcCTGTCAGGGGACAGAAAGGGTCACCAGGTATGCGGGGCCCACCTGGACGGCCTGGGCTGAAGGGGGACTTGGGTATCCCGGGGCCTCCTGGTAATCCAGGCCGGCAAGGCGATAAAGGAAGACCCTTCAACTCTGCCAACGAGCAGAAATCCTTCTTCTCCTACAAACGGGTTTCATCAGATCCACCAGAGACCGACATAGCCATAGACTTCAACAA CAAGATTTTGCCGGATCTGGGTCCACAGCTTCAAGGAGAATCCTTGACAAATGGGACGTACACCAGCGTCATCAAAGGCATTTATTTCTTCAGTTACCACGTTTCAGCTAAAAGCAGA GTGTGTCTGAAGCTGATGAAGGGCAGTGATGTTCACACAACGCTGTGCGACACGGCCGATGGGTTTCTGGTCACCTCCGGCTCAGCGATGCTGGAGCTTGAGGTCGGAGACACGGTGTCTCTGGAGTCCACCAGGTACAACAACATCGTGACGAGCCCGAGCACCAGCCACACCTTCACCGGCTTCCTCATCTTCCCAACCACCTAG
- the LOC109997626 gene encoding complement C1q subcomponent subunit C, whose protein sequence is MLRPCCLLICALLSLALPMLVAIETCPATGIPGIPGIPGMPGRDGRDGENGQKGQHGAAWHGGLSPQRGEKGEPGLTGFPGKRGQSGEPGLVGIPGIHGPPGEPGEPGTVGVQQKAAFSVARAVNDYPDRASVIRFKSVITNINDDYNTETGTFRCRVPGIYYFVFHASLDDRLCVVMKVDSTQLTAFCDHRRNRRQVTSGGLAVYLSRDQEVWLETRDYRGMRGQPSGYSIFSGFLLQPH, encoded by the exons ATGCTGCGTCCTTGTTGTCTCCTTATCTGTGCCCTCCTCTCCCTGGCCCTACCTATGCTGGTTGCCATAGAGACCTGCCCAGCAACAGGGATACCAGGGATACCAG GTATTCCAGGGATGCCAGGCAGAGACGGTCGAGATGGAGAGAACGGACAGAAAGGACAGCATG gGGCGGCCTGGCATGGCGGTCTCAgtccacagagaggagagaagggggagcCGGGGCTGACGGGATTTCCTGGTAAACGCGGTCAGAGCGGGGAACCAGGGTTAGTGGGGATCCCAGGTATACACGGACCTCCAGGAGAACCGGGAGAACCAGG GACTGTTGGAGTCCAGCAGAAAGCGGCCTTCAGCGTGGCCAGAGCGGTCAACGATTACCCCGACAGAGCGAGCGTGATTCGCTTCAAATCCGTCATCACCAACATCAACGATGATTACAACACCGAGACAGGAACCTTCAG ATGTCGGGTCCCGGGGATATATTACTTTGTGTTCCACGCCTCTTTAGACGACCGGCTGTGTGTGGTGATGAAAGTGGACAGCACACAGCTGACGGCGTTCTGCGATCATCGCCGCAACAGGAGACAG GTGACCTCAGGGGGCCTGGCGGTCTACCTGTCCAGGGATCAGGAGGTTTGGCTGGAAACCCGAGACTACAGAGGAATGAGAGGACAACCGAGTGGTTACAGCATCTTCTCCGGCTTCCTGCTGCAACCTCACTGA
- the LOC109997625 gene encoding complement C1q subcomponent subunit C, producing MGGYYGMLVLVGVTLSLTSIQCDVSCGGTNGQPGVNGAPGRDGLPGVKGEKGEPALMAAGPEDADVLLRLKGEVGSRGSQGDMGPKGYSGNLGAAGYPGNAGRPGPNGRSIGQGQHSHQQTHSAFSVMRTETSYPAYNQIVTYQDTVVNNPGHFNPAMGVFTCRIPGVYYFNFHSAAKVSVCLYIASDALTNKLGFCDYNKNYDQVLSGGVVLELTVGQKVWLESFRDQQTATDSRDNREKQIIFNGFLLF from the exons ATGGGAGGTTATTATGGGATGTTGGTTCTGGTGGGTGTGACCTTGAGTCTGACATCCATCCAATGTGACGTGAGCTGTGGAGGAACTAACGGACAACCAGGAGTTAACGGAGCCCCGGGTAGAGATGGATTACCTGGAgtgaaaggagagaaaggagagccAG CTTTGATGGCGGCCGGTCCAGAGGATGCAGACGTCCTCCTGAGGCTAAAGGGGGAGGTTGGGAGTCGCGGTTCTCAAGGGGATATGGGTCCTAAAGGTTACAGTGGAAATCTGGGAGCTGCTGGTTACCCTGGAAACGCTGGTCGCCCCGGGCCCAACGGAAGGAGCATCGGCCAAG GACAACACTCCCATCAGCAGACCCATTCAGCATTTTCAGTGATGAGGACTGAAACCAGCTACCCTGCATACAACCAG atagTAACCTATCAGGATACTGTGGTCAACAATCCAGGTCACTTTAACCCAGCCATGGGTGTGTTCACCTGCAGGATACCTGGAGTTTACTACTTCAACTTCCACTCTGCTGCAAAG GTCAGCGTCTGTCTGTATATCGCCAGTGACGCTCTGACAAACAAGCTCGGTTTCTGTGATTACAACAAGAACTACGATCAG GTTCTGTCGGGCGGTGTGGTCTTGGAGCTGACGGTCGGTCAGAAGGTTTGGCTCGAGTCGTTCAGGGACCAGCAGACTGCTACCGACTCCCGAGATAACCGAGAAAAACAGATCATCTTCAACGGCTTCCtgctcttctga
- the LOC109997624 gene encoding nuclear factor 7, ovary-like, whose product MSFRSKEDLTCPVCQGVFRDPVVVSCSHSFCKGCLQNWWREKLTQECPVCKRRSSRTEPPCNLALKNLCECFLLEREQRASEGSEALCSLHSEKFKLFCLDHQQPVCLICRDSKTHTDHRFRPIHELALDHKKEMQKSLKPLQDELKIFEKAKGNCDQTADHIKVQARNTERRIKEKFKKLHKFLQEEEEVRISALREEEEQKSQRTKEKIEALNREIAALSDTIRATEDELRADDISFLKNYKAAVNRVQQRTLLEHPQQVSGALIDEAKHLGNLSFNIWNKMKEMVSYSSVILDPNTANPEFILSEDLTSVSHGERQKLPDNPERNDYHRSVWGSEGFTSGTHSWDFEVGDSAAWFVGLAAESIQTKGRLKSGFWQIEFFGGKYSVRSLGALTTVLRVKKKLQKIRVHLDWNRGKVIFFDPDANTLIHTFTQTFTDRLFPCIGTLDELPLKISQRRISITAE is encoded by the coding sequence ATGTCTTTCAGATCCAAGGAGGATCTCACCTGTCCGGTCTGTCAGGGCGTCTTCAGAGATCCCGTTGTTGTGTCCTGCAGTCACAGCTTCTGTAAAGGCTGTCTGCAGAACTGGTGGAGAGAGAAACTGACACAGGAATGTCCAGTTTGTAAGAGAAGGTCATCGAGGACTGAACCGCCCTGTAATCTGGCGTTGAAAAACTTGTGCGAGTGCTTTTTACTGGAGAGAGAACAAAGAGCTTCAGAGGGGTCAGAGGCTCTGTGCAGTCTGCACTCTGAAAAATTCAAACTCTTTTGTCTGGACCATCAGCAGCCCGTGTGTCTGATCTGTCGagattcaaaaacacacacggaCCATAGATTTAGACCAATACATGAACTGGCTTTAGATCACAAAAAAGAgatgcagaaatctttaaaaCCTTTACAGGATGAACTGAAAATCTTTGAAAAAGCTAAAGGAAACTGTGACCAAACAGCAGATCATATTAAAGTCCAGgccagaaacacagagaggcgGATCAAGGAGAAGTTTAAGAAGCTTCACAAGTTTCtacaagaagaagaggaggtcagGATCTCTGctctgagggaggaagaggagcagaagagtcagaggacGAAGGAGAAGATTGAGGCTCTGAAcagagagatagcagctctGTCAGACACAATCAGAGccacagaggacgagctgagagctgatgacatctcattcctgaaaaactacaaggctgcagtgaacagagtccagcagcgcACCCTGCTGGAGCATCCACAGCAGGTCTCAGGAGCTCTGATCGACGAGGCCAAACACCTGGgtaacctgagcttcaacatctggaacaagatgaaggagATGGTCTCTTACAGTTCTGTGAttctggatccaaacacagcaaacCCAGAGttcatcctgtctgaagatctgaccaGCGTGAGTcacggagagagacagaagcttCCAGATAATCCAGAGAGGAATGATTACCATCGCTCCGTCTGGGGCTCTGAGGGCTTCACCTCggggactcacagctgggactTTGAGGTTGGAGATAGTGCAGCGTGGTTCGTTGGTTTGGCAGCGGAGTCTATCCAAACTAAGGGACGATTAAAATCGGGATTCTGGCAAATAGAGTTCTTCGGCGGTAAATACAGCGTGCGCTCGCTCGGAGCTCTGACCACCGTACTCAGAGTGAAGAAGAAACTGCAGAAAATCAGAGTTCACCTGGACTGGAACAGAGGAAAAGTGATTTTCTTTGATCCTGACgcaaacacactcatacacacgtTCACACAAACCTTCACTGACAGACTGTTTCCGTGCATTGGCACCTTAGACGAGCTCCCGTTAAAGATATCACAACGCAGGATCTCCATAACAGCAGAATAG
- the dnase1l4.1 gene encoding deoxyribonuclease 1 like 4, tandem duplicate 1 isoform X1 yields the protein MKVAAFNIQKFGRNKVSDPKVLNILVKIISRYDIIVILEVVDASGESIKTLMDALNTSNREHHYTLKISSRLGRTRYKEQFMFLYRDDLVDLVGSYQFDDTATEGGDVFARDPYILRFRCLNTVLKDLVLIPVHTKPEDSEKELDELYDLFQHVKRKWRTDNVMILGDFNADGLYVSKKEMKGIRIRSDKNFHWLIADDVDTTANNKNDHTYDRIVVYGDDMLQAVVPNSAKPFNFQQAYKLSQEQALDVSDHYPVEVEMKSVTKTSPEEDADPVPPLQPRLVFFDEELLELKRGNLLLEREKLGLEIQFLRAKMAKMDHKHEY from the exons ATGAAAGTCGCTGCTTTTAACATCCAAAAGTTTGGAAGGAACAAAGTGTCCGACCCAAAGGTGCTCAACATACTGGTTAAg ATAATTTCTCGGTATGACATCATTGTGATTCTGGAGGTTGTGGACGCCAGTGGAGAGTCTATAAAAACTCTCATGGACGCACTCAACAC ATCCAACAGGGAACATCACTACACTCTGAAGATCAGCAGTCGTCTGGGCCGAACGCGCTACAAGGAGCAGTTCATGTTCCTGTACAG GGATGACCTGGTTGACTTGGTTGGCTCGTATCAGTTTGATGACACGGCGACTGAGGGAGGAGACGTTTTCGCCAGAGATCCCTACATCCTGCGATTCAGATGCCTCAACACAG TCCTGAAGGACCTGGTGTTGATCCCCGTTCACACTAAACCAGAGGACTCGGAGAAGGAGCTGGACGAGCTCTACGACCTCTTCCAGCACGTCAAGCGGAAGTGGAGGACTGAT AACGTGATGATTCTGGGCGACTTCAATGCAGACGGTCTGTACGTCTCCAAGAAGGAGATGAAAGGCATCCGTATCCGCAGTGACAAAAACTTCCACTGGCTGATTGCGGACGACGTCGACACCACAGCCAACAACAAAAACGACCACACATACGACAG GATAGTTGTTTATGGAGATGACATGCTTCAGGCTGTGGTGCCAAACTCTGCAAAACCCTTCAACTTCCAGCAAGCATATAAACTGAGCCAGGAGCAG GCTCTGGATGTGAGTGACCATTACCCCGTGGAGGTGGAGATGAAGTCTGTGACAAAGACGTCACCTGAAGAGGATG CAGATCCTGTACCGCCGCTTCAGCCTCGGCTTGTGTTCTTTGACGAAGAACTGCTGGAGCTGAAGAGAGGAAATCTGCTGCTGGAAAGAGAAAAGCTCGGCCTGGAGATCCAGTTCCTCCGGGCAAAGATGGCCAAGATGGACCACAAGCACGAATATTAA
- the dnase1l4.1 gene encoding deoxyribonuclease 1 like 4, tandem duplicate 1 isoform X2, whose product MKVAAFNIQKFGRNKVSDPKVLNILVKIISRYDIIVILEVVDASGESIKTLMDALNTSNREHHYTLKISSRLGRTRYKEQFMFLYRDDLVDLVGSYQFDDTATEGGDVFARDPYILRFRCLNTVLKDLVLIPVHTKPEDSEKELDELYDLFQHVKRKWRTDNVMILGDFNADGLYVSKKEMKGIRIRSDKNFHWLIADDVDTTANNKNDHTYDRIVVYGDDMLQAVVPNSAKPFNFQQAYKLSQEQALDVSDHYPVEVEMKSVTKTSPEEDDPVPPLQPRLVFFDEELLELKRGNLLLEREKLGLEIQFLRAKMAKMDHKHEY is encoded by the exons ATGAAAGTCGCTGCTTTTAACATCCAAAAGTTTGGAAGGAACAAAGTGTCCGACCCAAAGGTGCTCAACATACTGGTTAAg ATAATTTCTCGGTATGACATCATTGTGATTCTGGAGGTTGTGGACGCCAGTGGAGAGTCTATAAAAACTCTCATGGACGCACTCAACAC ATCCAACAGGGAACATCACTACACTCTGAAGATCAGCAGTCGTCTGGGCCGAACGCGCTACAAGGAGCAGTTCATGTTCCTGTACAG GGATGACCTGGTTGACTTGGTTGGCTCGTATCAGTTTGATGACACGGCGACTGAGGGAGGAGACGTTTTCGCCAGAGATCCCTACATCCTGCGATTCAGATGCCTCAACACAG TCCTGAAGGACCTGGTGTTGATCCCCGTTCACACTAAACCAGAGGACTCGGAGAAGGAGCTGGACGAGCTCTACGACCTCTTCCAGCACGTCAAGCGGAAGTGGAGGACTGAT AACGTGATGATTCTGGGCGACTTCAATGCAGACGGTCTGTACGTCTCCAAGAAGGAGATGAAAGGCATCCGTATCCGCAGTGACAAAAACTTCCACTGGCTGATTGCGGACGACGTCGACACCACAGCCAACAACAAAAACGACCACACATACGACAG GATAGTTGTTTATGGAGATGACATGCTTCAGGCTGTGGTGCCAAACTCTGCAAAACCCTTCAACTTCCAGCAAGCATATAAACTGAGCCAGGAGCAG GCTCTGGATGTGAGTGACCATTACCCCGTGGAGGTGGAGATGAAGTCTGTGACAAAGACGTCACCTGAAGAGGATG ATCCTGTACCGCCGCTTCAGCCTCGGCTTGTGTTCTTTGACGAAGAACTGCTGGAGCTGAAGAGAGGAAATCTGCTGCTGGAAAGAGAAAAGCTCGGCCTGGAGATCCAGTTCCTCCGGGCAAAGATGGCCAAGATGGACCACAAGCACGAATATTAA